GTATATCGCCTTCATTGCCAGCTCCTTCGCAAGCTCGGTGTCGACCGTATTCTCTTCCTTCGTCACCTTGTCACCATATACGGACTTGAAGGCGTCCTCTACCTGCTTCACCTGCTCCTGAGACAGCACCTGATCGAAGCGTACGGTCACACGATCACCCAAGTCGCCGCCAATAATCGGCGGAGTCGCTGGCGACTGACCGGCACTCTTCAAGATCTCAACCGCCTTCGCCTGCTCCACCGCTTGTCCGCCTGTAGATATATCGAGCGTCGTGCCTGCCTTGAAGTCAACGCCCAGATTCAGGCCTGAGAACAGCAGCGTCGCAATGCCCAGTATCGTAATGACGATGGAGAATATGAACGCCTTCTTGCGATTACCGACAAAATCATAATTAAAGCGCATTAATCTCGGACTCCTTTACTCCAAAGTACTCCGGCTTCTTCAACCAGTTGCTACGAATGAGCAAATACAGCAGCCATCTGGAGAAAAGGACGTTCGAAAGGATACTGACCAGAATGCTGAAAATAAGCGTCAGCGCAAAGCCTTGAATCGCGCCTGTTCCGAGGAAGTACAGCACCGCACCGGCCAAAATCGTCGTCAGGTTCGCGTCGATAATGGTGCGCAGCGAGTTGCGCGAGCCAGCCTTCAGCGACGACAAGGCACTCTTGCCGCTGCGCATCTCCTCTTTAATCCGCTCGTACGTAATGATGTTGGCGTCCACGGCCATACCGACCCCAAGCACGAAGGCGGCAATACCAGGGAGCGTCAACGTTGCGTTCATCATATAGATGATGCCAAGTAGCAGCCAGATGTAGGCAATGATCGATACGCTTGCGACCAGGCCTGGAATCCGGTAAACGAAAATCATGAATAGTAAAATTAGGATGGAAGCGACTACACTAGCGCGTACGGTCTGCTCCAGCGACGCTTGTCCGAGCGAGGCTCCGACAGACTGCGTATATTTCTCCGTCAGCTTCAGCGGCAGCGCACCGAGATTGATCGTGTCGCGCAGCTTCCGCGCTTCGTCGATCGTATAGTTACCGGAGATCGTCGCCTTGCCGTCGGATAGCACAGCCTGTACGATCGGAGCTGACAGCATCGTCTCGTCAAGGTAGATTGCAAGCGGCTGACCGAGCAGCTTCTCCGTCACGTTCTTGAACTTCTGAGCGTCCTTCACGGTGATGTTGATCTGCGGACGATTCGCCTCATCGAACATGAGCTCAGCTCCGCCCTGAACGAAATCGCTGCCGATCATCTCCTTCGTGCCATCCGGTCCACGGAACGTCAGCTCAGCTGGCTTCTTCAGGATTGCTCGAACTTCGTCCTCATTCGTAATGCCGGCAATACGAACACGAATACGGTCCTTGCCCTCAGTCGTAACCTCCGGCTCGGCAACACCGGAATCGTTCGCCCGCTTCTCGACGCTGCGCGCCGTCTCCAGCAGCGACTCCTTCGTAATCGTCTGTCCCTCTTCAATCGGCTCCGCAACGTACAAGATTTCAAAGCCGCCCTTCAAATCCAATCCGAGCCTGATATCCTTCATCAAGCTTGGGCTGGTCAGACCGATCGCGCTTAACACGATGATGACCACCGCGAAAAACGCGACAATACGCTTAGTATCCATTAACGTTCTCCTTCCACACCTAGGTAGTCCTATTATAACCACCTGCGAAAATCGAGTCAATTTAGCAAGAAACGCTCGAAAACGGCACGAATACATGCCGCAAAGACTCCCCTCTAGCGCTGGGAGTCTCTGTAGACGCTCATCGTCATCCAATTCATGAACGACGTCACCTTCAACGTCAATATATCGTTGACGATGCGATGCAGCGGTGGGAGCCCCTTTTTCCGATAGCTGTCGCTGACGCATTCCCATATCTCCGCTCCCGTTACCCGCTCATAGCCGATCATACGGAACTCCTCCGCCTTGCTCCGGCATATGTCCTCGATCACCTGGTTCAGCTCCTCAGCTTCCATCAGCTCAGACGATCCCTCTGCGCCTTGCTCCGTCCAATCCGTGTCCGCCAAATGCTGTTCGATCTGAGCTTGATCGACCTCACTGGCTTCAGCATCGTCAGCGCCAGCCTCCAATGCTTCCGATGAGTCCATCTCATGCTTCTGAGCTTGGCCCGGTGCCGTCTCAATCGTCATGGACGCCCAGTCCATCATGGTCGGCTGCGCACGCCTCTCAGGAGCATCCACTGCCGCGGCAGACTCATCCGAATAGAACAGCTCCATATAGGGCACCTGCTCAGAACGTGCATCTTTATGATCTCTCTCTTCCTCTCCCGAAGCGGCTTTTTCCTCAGCCTTCTCATGA
Above is a genomic segment from Paenibacillus sp. YYML68 containing:
- a CDS encoding post-transcriptional regulator, with the translated sequence MSDEKQLQSGSGEAQATDHEKAEEKAASGEEERDHKDARSEQVPYMELFYSDESAAAVDAPERRAQPTMMDWASMTIETAPGQAQKHEMDSSEALEAGADDAEASEVDQAQIEQHLADTDWTEQGAEGSSELMEAEELNQVIEDICRSKAEEFRMIGYERVTGAEIWECVSDSYRKKGLPPLHRIVNDILTLKVTSFMNWMTMSVYRDSQR
- the secD gene encoding protein translocase subunit SecD, whose protein sequence is MDTKRIVAFFAVVIIVLSAIGLTSPSLMKDIRLGLDLKGGFEILYVAEPIEEGQTITKESLLETARSVEKRANDSGVAEPEVTTEGKDRIRVRIAGITNEDEVRAILKKPAELTFRGPDGTKEMIGSDFVQGGAELMFDEANRPQINITVKDAQKFKNVTEKLLGQPLAIYLDETMLSAPIVQAVLSDGKATISGNYTIDEARKLRDTINLGALPLKLTEKYTQSVGASLGQASLEQTVRASVVASILILLFMIFVYRIPGLVASVSIIAYIWLLLGIIYMMNATLTLPGIAAFVLGVGMAVDANIITYERIKEEMRSGKSALSSLKAGSRNSLRTIIDANLTTILAGAVLYFLGTGAIQGFALTLIFSILVSILSNVLFSRWLLYLLIRSNWLKKPEYFGVKESEINAL